The following is a genomic window from Solanum lycopersicum chromosome 6, SLM_r2.1.
ttaacttaaactAGTTTAAAGTGTTATTTATAAACATagttgtattatagtgaatgtctaattatgtgaatccttgtaggatatggttaggaatcctacttagggaccaagtaaggtttcccctataaataaagggatttccttcattgtaaaaaagatttgtgaaagaactatgaatcttgaatatacttcaagatgaagaagaagtcTTTTATCTTCTTCCTACTTTAttattcttctaaatttatatagtttcataacacgcTGCCAGCACAATTGTTTCATTCTTAAAGAATTATGAAGAAGTCGGGGAAAGTGCAAAAGAGAtcttgcataagttatgcaataaggttcttatatcttcgaggtatgatttatctttatgttataGTTATTTATGTAACAGATCTAGAGGTACCAtctaaagtaagtatttaaagagacttGTCGACTTTCTAACGTTTAATTTTAACCGACTAGGAagataatttcttcatttattttgataattgaatAAGCACAACTTAGTGAAAGGTATGTTTTCAACCTTTATATGAGGTATGTAATCTATTaagctatatttattaactgctaatattgattataataaatcaataatctcaattttgtgtgtaattataatgtactatcatattaatgatcatcaaaagtgataaaattacaattattttgatggcttgaggttgagcctcattgtgggtaagacgatagatttaagttttatcgcaccaaaagaataagatgATGAATTTATATCCAATCGCACAaagagggtaagacattgagttAAAGTCATgatgcaccatgatgataaCATATTAAGTTTAACACCCATCGATTTATGACCTAAGAcacttttatatggataagacattgaatttgagttttaatgcaccatattgatgatacaataatgactaaagaaaaactaatgtattttttatgagAAGTCATGAGATTTACTGAATTTGCTCCATTATGCAAAGTGAATGTAATAGTAGTGCATAATATGTTTGAAAGAAGACAAGTGActtaataataaacataaatatggaatgaggtactaaaggtgtcataatttgatatgctcacatGTTTGTGTTCCATTAGCAAGAATGAgaacttttgataaatattaaaaatataaatatattctctAAAGGGAATGAGGTGTACGCCACTATGCTAGGCATGAGAAAGATTGCGATCTTTGGTCTATGATGtggtatcaccaagaatgtctctAAGAAGACATGTATTATAGAAAAGTTCCATTTTTATATTCAATCTTGTATTGGACAAGAATTAGTGCACTTGAGGCACATTTTATGGTAAATAAGAACTTTGCTAATTCCAATACTTTCTTTAGTTTGACACGATTTTCTGGGACATCGTTAGTCTATAATGTTTAGACGAATTatggaaatttaaaataatggaCATTCATGGAAGAacctaaaaattcttttaaatggtgaattttcttaTACTACTTGTTAGCaaggcaagttaattgtgaATTGAATCTCCTGCGTTCTAGTAAcgtatacaaatatttgtggACTTATTCATATATCTAGTGGAATGTTTAGATACTTAATGTTCTTAATAGATGTTTCTTCtatatggtctcatgtgtgcctattattatctcgcaacttgatgtttgcaaaaatattggaacaaataatatgtttgcatgcacaattttcttcagattagttcattcaatgatgggatcacgactcacctaaagggtaaagtaattgagaagaaataaatctgaaaattaacattaaagtaacaaaattgaaatttactcatGTAATAGTAAATCAGAAATTTACTAAACCAAAAAGCACATGGCGTAGTTAACATGGAGTTTAcgatactaataattttattagttggcatgaaGAATTTGATTATCGCAAAGATGTGCATATTGAGTAATGGACATACATCaaaaaactagaagattcttcaagaattttttaCGTTGCTTGTTGTCGTgataaagttgattggatcaactaaagttgggactaaatccctaaattctgaaaagtataaaaggtgaatatgggcccattcacctatcatgtgatatgataaacagatgcatctataagataatcacatgtgtGTTTGTTGTCAACCTGTAGTTTGACATTCATAAAATTGTTcatgcaaaaataattgagttaagagcacaatttcagaatatgtaatcaagacaatttatcttaataatattgataaatactcaAGATGTTGTGACATTAAGTGTATGAGATAGTGAAATCATTGCTTGTGAAAATAAAGCTCCATGTGTTGATCTGAAATATGATcagattttctttcaattgatttatgatcagggaccaaatatttttatctGATTATTTTGGTATGTagtatataatcaatgaatatacaatgattcacaaagatagattctccaaaagattgagatatatgttagtttgtctaacataagggggGAGATTAGAATGGACAAAAAAGTTGTAAATACTCTTATTGAATGTCTCTTAAGGATCGAGTCTATGACATGCATGAAGCgtgatagactaatcaattctaaataaaataatccttgaaaaagaGGAggataaaagaatcaaaatgatcataataaggagaTAATGTGCTCTAGGAGAgcctacgacataacactttataAAACCTCATGAAGGGGTTGCtcactaaaaataatgaagtgatgagatctcaataagttatgtctattgtgaatcgatacaaaatgatatataGTTGACGATATCTCTGATACCATAGCGtacaatattgtaaaagattatgaggatatgaattctacatctattaaagcatgcttgtgtagaaataattatcaagtgaaaagtgaaataatGCATCTTGGTAAGCTTAAAGCTTATAtgacttgcaatctaggcactagaAGATGGCATACATATTATATTGAATGTTGTCACGTgataaaattgatatgaaaatatacaatgggttcaaaatctaaagcatatacaagtttttggaaaacttgtctatcatcctcataaggatcaaatagattcaaaatgcatagagcatatacaagtattatCATACAAGTTGATAACTATAATTGaaactcttgaagagttttcaaagGCAAcagattatttgcttaaagaagttaaagtaaGGAACTTGGAGAAATCTTTGACCCTGAAAGGAAGATTCATAAAGGagatagaagaaagcatatttcGTCGAGGTTTTTCTACACTCATGAGCTCCAAAtaatggtgatatcaacatgcaaaAGGTAtgttcaagtaatattattgttgatttattcaccaagtctctatcaactacaactttcaagaagatggtgcgCAACCTTGGAAAATGAAGATTTAAGTCTCTAAATTGATGTTGTTATTAGCGGGATTAATACacgatgtactcttttttcctcacaagATTTTGTCCCGCTGGATTTttcttgtaaggtttttaatgaggcattcataatgcgtattattagatatgtgtactctttttccttcactagatttttttcccATCGAATTTTATCTAGTAAGATTTTAATGAGACACATAATCTACTGACATTCAAGGGGGggtgttataaacatatttatattatagtgAATATCTAACTGTGTGGAGTCCTTGTTGGATAtagttaggaatcctacttggagACCAAGTAAGGTTTCCCCTATATATAAAGGGATTTTCCTTCATtataaagaagatttttgaaGGAATTATGAAtcttgaatatacttcaagatgaataacaagtctttctcttcttcctactttattcttcttcaaaatttatataatttcatagcaTAAAGTAAGATTATGCAAATGATTTCGATTAAAACAAGTTACAAAAGAAGTAAATCACTTTTTGGGGGATCTACTAAGAGTTTGGGCCAGCATAGGTTTTGGATCTGCTGCTGCACTTTGGGCTTCGGCCCATGTCACTACATATCTTTGAATACTAGTGTATATACTCTACTTCCTTTGTATATTGGACATATACAACCAAATTTGCACATGTATCATAGGTATGTCGACTGTATATCAACTCCATTTCTTGCATACTTGATTCCATTTCACTCGAACAAGATGAAGTTGACTCGATGAATATCAGTTGGGTTTCAATCAAATTGAAATTCAAAGATGACTGGATGAGTCTCTACTTTGAACTTTACACacactttcaaaaatattaatatgaatatttcaccatgaagtgaagaaatcaagaaaatagagaaGTTGCAGTAGAAACAGTATTGGTTGAGTGACTAGAAATTGAAGAAGTGTTACGAGGGTAAAATGAAATTCTGGGATTGGTATATGAAAATTGTAGTTGTTTCGGCCATAATTGGAGGTTCCATGGAGTTTTTCATGATTAAGACTGGATTTTATGATAAAGTGACTGTTCTATAAAAGCGGAAAAGAAAGCCTGGGAGAATTCTCCTGAAGCCAAGGCTGTTAGAGACGCTCTTAATCCATGGAGACATCAGGATGCAGAAGTAAGAAAGGATTCGTAGCTCTGTCACTTCGGTTAGAGAATTATAAGGCAACTCAGGGAATGACTTTGAAGGGAAATAGACCTAACGTAGTACTTTTTTGGGCTTGCTCCTATTGATATTTCTCTTCGAATGTTTCTTGAAGAGAGTTTTGCAACTAACAACTGATTGATTGTTTCATCAACTTGGTTGTGGTcacttcctttctttttcaatattaGTACTTTGCTTTCCTAGATGGCATGGTTAAGAGAAACAATCAGTTGCACCTTTGAGAAAAATAGTGGAGTAGGTAGccatttgagaaaaaaaaactattatcaCAGATAGAGGAAATGTTGGCATCATAGCCTCTATGGTTACTACAAGTACATGCGCAGAGAGGAATCAATTACTACAGAGAGTTTTTTTTGAAATCTCAACTGTGCACTCAACATTAGTCTATACTAACACTAAATCTTACAGAAATAGCAGCAAAGGAGCAATATGTTTCAAGCAAGAATCCTAGTAGAAAAAACATGCGTCTATCTGTAAAGGATTCTCAAGCCAAGGATTTCattgataaaataaagactCAATCCGTTATATGCCTAAACGAGGGACTCAAAGACTGATTAAAGCACTCAATCGAAGTAAGAAAGATCAGTATATGCGATGAAGATCCACAAACGAGTAAACCAATATACATAGCGATTCATGAGATACTTAGACAAACAGTGAACTAAGACTGGAAATCAAAGCAAAGAAACAACAAGACATTGAGCATCTGGaatgaaaattcaaaagatgaccttataaattatgattcatACTGTATTAAGCAACATATAGAGAGCAATATTTCTTAAACTgctattgaaaataaataacagtTATTTAACTTACTTAAATAGATATACCGCTATTTAACTAAACAGAGAATTAACTGGAAAAAGATGAATCATAAAAGGAGAAAAGGGTTACGTTTACCGGGCAGCAATTGGGATGAGATGAAGTTTCAACCACTGAAATGATGGTTGGACTCCCACGGACAAAGAAGCTTGATACAGCCGAGGAGGAAACCGCTTCCATTAGCTATATGAAAACCCCCTCTATTTTAGATCATTaagatttttttgtgtttttcgaTGGTCAAATCCGTGAAGGAAGGGGGTTATGCAGGGAAAAAATGGGTTGATTTTGTGTGGGGAAACCTACAGAAATTTACAAAAGGGAGGTGTTAAAATGTCTGTCAATCTATAAAACACATAGCAGTCATATGCACTAAAACTAAACCTATACTAACACTAAAACTTTAAGTAATGGAAGCGAAGGAGTAACATGTTTGAAGCAAAAATCATAGTAGCAAGAACATACTTTTAACTATAAGCATTCTgaaatcaaaaatttcattgataaacaaaatattCAATCCATTATTTGCTCAAACAAGGAACTCAGAGAAAGACAGATCAGCCTATGCAATGAGGATGGACAAACGAGTAAAGCAAAATACATAACAGATTCATGATATATTTCGACAAACAGTGAGCTAATACTGCAAATCAAACcacttattaaaataataagcgAATAAACAACAAAGACATTAAGCATAtggaaagaaaattcaaaagatGATCCTAATTCATACcacattaaataatataatatgcaGAGACAGTAATATTTCTTAAACTcactactaaaaataaataactatttGCCAAACTTAAACAAGAAAcagaaaattaattcaaaaaaaatgaagcaagaaaggagaaaatgaTTACCTTTTCAGGACAATAACGAAGATCTCACCACTGAAACCATTGCTGGAACTACGACGAACAAAGAAGCTTGATGCAGCAAAAGAAGAGAACTTTTTTCGTATAAAAAAATCCTTAAATCTGAGATGCTATCTGAAAACCCTCCCTCTGTTTTAGATGATAAAGAATTTATGTGTTCAAAAAGGAGGAGGGGGTGGGTTGTAGGGAGAAAATTGGTGgcttttggagaaaaaaaacaacGGCCGGAAATTTTTGAAAGagataaattcaaattttggaaATTCTTTGGAGGATAAGAAATTTGAGACTAAAGCTGAAAGAAGGACGTCGGGATTCCTTTCTTGAAGGTGTGATCATTTAAGATGGCTACTCCATTtattactaaattaaataaagaatgatatatacattttaaaaaaattaaaaattaaatatatggtaaaaaaaaaagataaattatctaaatacatgatttattttattattttctataaattttatgtgtattagcccatgaatttttttgtgatAGGACTGACGTacaatttttttggataaacTTTACGGAACCCTCCGTAGGATATTCGGGGAGAATTATGTGAAGTATCACATTGAGTGATGTATTGAAAATTGATACGTGATGTATCAGAACATCGAGTGATGTATACGAAATTGAGACGCGATATATCCCAACGTTGAGTGATGCATttgaaattcttaattttttaagaaatttttataatttgaaaaggAGTCGCTCAATTATGAGCGAGATATATAGAAAATGGTTGGTCACAACTGTCATTTAAAACTAAAGATATTTCGCTCAAAGTTCAGTAATTTGTCCATTTAGGTTAATTACCAAAACAAGtgacattttttgtattttagagGGAAAAAAGTAGCCTTTTTTACTTTGAATTCAAAGCAAATATCttccatatataaaaatattaacctgTTAAATTGTTCCTTTCCTTGACGAATTGGTATGGTTGCTTTAAAACGTCACACTATTAAAAGCAAACTTATTCTAAAATAGTTAGTAGCCGTATGaatcaacttatttttatatattttttactttaaagcACTTTATTAGTTTTGAAGGTATTTCTATTTAAAAGTCAAAACACTttcataactaaaaaatgtttgaaagtcaaaatcattttaaaataagttaattcaGACGTGCACgtaaataaatatgataatatgatCGATATCAAAAGACTTGCTTTCAACCTTTTACACCCACTAGAATTTACGATCCAAATTTCTTGAGGTCTTCAAAGTTCAACCTACAATATTCCCCACATACAAACATTCGAGCTCTTTTGATTTATTGGCTTTAGAAAAACGTTCTCGGTACGCTCTGGACTCCTTTGGTGCGACGAAAGCGAAAAGATGGCCTGGCTGGACTGCTCAGATTTGATGTTTGGTGTGTGTATTTATTTCAGTTCCACTAAATTGGTTGCATTACTTGTAAAGATCAATTCATCAATAGAGTGCTTAAAACCTTTTATGGCCGGCTGACCAAATATTGTTTGTTTATGAGACAAACAAAGATATTTAACGTgtcaatatttttgtgaagttattttatttggtcattaatatattattataccaGCTATCGTATGTCTATACCAAACTTAGACGCCTCTTTTAGTGCTAAGCCATGAAATTCTCCAGAAACATCAAGTGTAGGCATAAGAATTAGACGTAATATGGAGACTGCAATTGCAACATTAGATACATTGGTTTAGGCAAGACAAATGGGGGGTGTTTCCAGCTAAATCAAGCATTACCTCAGTAAAGAACACCTCTATAGACTATAAGAAACAGGAAGTGAAATGTGATTTGTTCATTATTTCATACAACAGTTTAGACTATATCTTGACACAAGATGCTATGTATTTCAGATCTCCATAAAGCAGTTCCGTTTGGTTCTCACTTCTCAGCTTGTCACTTGAACTAAAATTGTCCCAATTAGTCCTTCTTGTCGACATCAGCCTCAGATTTGACTACAGATTCAACAGCAGCAGTCTCTGAAGGGGCATCAGCACCAGCCTCGGAACCTTTTGACGGACCATCATATTCCGATGGCTTGGCGCTCCCTGAAGCATCATCCTCGCCTGGCTTAGCTTCACCATCAGTAGTTGCTTCAATAGTTTCGTCATTAGCTTGCCCATCATTTACTGGCACTGCCTGCTTCACAGTACCAACTTTGACATATTTGCTCATGAATTTGTACTCCCAATCTTGCAAGGCATCAAGCTCAAATGCACCAAGGCCAGAAATATCCCCTGTGAGATCTTTTTCCTCAAAGGACAGCTTGGCAAGAGCTCTACTAGCATCCTTTCCAGCAAACAATGCATAAGGTCCCCCAGGTCCATAAAACATTCTGCAGGAACACACACATTTAAACACAAAGATGACAAGTCCTCAGCATTTCATAAAGTTCAATGGTTGATTCTGATAGGTTAGGCTTACATTTGAGCAAGGAACTTATTGAGACTCGTATCAAGATATTTGATCTATCAGGCGATAAAGTTGTGGATGAATTTAATGTACATGAGACTAACAAAACACATAATTTACCTTCATTTAACGATTTTTGTCGCTGAAACTAGGACAGGGGTAAGTTTAATTCAACTAAGCAATCTGTCTACTCCGACTGGACTTTACTGGACATAAATAAAACTAGATGAACAACAAACTGAATATGTTTTCAGTCTCCTCAAAACCACAACAAAATCAACTAGTTGATTACTATATAAACGATGATGAACTGATGATAGCAAAGCTATTTGAATTAAGCATGGAGAACTCGAGCCACTTGTCTAAGAATTACACACAGGTCACTTTTGCTATCTTGAGGAATTGAACCTAAAAACCCTATGGACCACTTTCCGTCCTTCGACTAGAATTGCCACCTAACCAGCAGAGTTGCACACGTAATGGACATTTCGAGAACATCAAACATCTCATCTAAAGGCTCTCCCCGTCGTGTCAGGCACCAAAAGTAATAAAACAGAATGGATACTGATTGTCAGGCCTAAACAGTACACATCATCCCAAAGTACACAGGCCAAATCCAGAATATTAATCAATGGGGtgttaaatacaaaattttcatCACCTTAATTCACAATCATGAATGTGAAATATCACCCCAAAAAGCAAATCCAAAGTCAAAATCCAAAAGcatagaacaaaaaaaaaatgaagataaagAAGGCGAAATAGCTTACACTACTTACGGATTAAGAAGAATACCTGCTCTGAGAAACATCATAGATCTGACCCTTAATAGCCATCAACAGAGGCTTTTTGGGATCAGACCCATCATATTCCTTCAACTCATCTTCAGTAACTTCTCCAAGTTGAACAGGAGGCAAAACCTGTGTCTGTTCCTCGAAGTCTCTAGACCTCTGGTGGTGAGCATGATCAGATGAGGGGGAAAACCCCGAGATAGCATAGTAGAAAGCAACAGCTAAAGCAACAATAGTGAAAATAGTTGCAGGAGATAGACCCGTGGACTCTATGATTGATTCTTTCCAGGCATCCCATTGTTGTAGGGCCATGCTTCTCCGACTCAGAAGGGATTTTGACTGGGAGAAAATATCTGCAAAATAGGCGATACAAACCGAGCGGTGTGAGTATTGTTGAATGATGAAACGGGCGATAGGGTTTGTTTATGTAGTGGCAAATCGGACTAAGTACTAACACAcgccaattttattttttgtaaaataataaataatttaattttaattcttaGGACCTGTTTGAACtccaaatatatttaagaaaagCTTTAAAAATGCTGTTTAATTCTTGGCAAAGTAGAATATTTGAcaatttttaagaattaaaaatattagcccatattaatattttatatataaaaaaggcCTAAGTCATCTCCAGCCActcaaagttgtccgcataattcatttagacacctcaactaatccttgtaccaattgaacactttatttgttcaaaagtcattcctattagacacaaaatgctgacatggcaaaaaacgtgtaattcactttccttgagcgcgttaatttattaaaaataatattatttttttttaatttatacccctaagttaatttttttttaaaaataattaacaaaaaagaagatttgttcttcttcttccctattTCTATCAACCCCAACCCAACACAACCCCCATACCCATGCTCCAATGGTTATCTTCTTCCCCACCAttctaatgatttcaaaatttttagcatcagtggttatcttcttcccccaccattctaatggtttcaaaattcttaccattttgtttcattcttctttttttttttttcattttttgtaaaaaaaatctgCTAATTTAATATGTGAAGAAGAGAAATTCGAACATTGGAGTTAAAAATTGATCGATATTCGTCTATCTCTATTTCGATCACTCCGATTGAACAAACATCGccactcattaatttattaaagatgatattaaaaaattcaacatactTTCAGTTTTTCTTGGTCAtgaatcttaaaaataatttattgacgtttatttattatcacaaaaatctcaaaacaaaTGGAGAATAACAGATGATAGGAGATTAAATTTGAAAGggaggtttttatttttgttatggtGGTCGTAGTTACTGGGCAGAGGAATGgataaaggaagaagaaaggtcAAAGGGTTAGGTGGGGGTGgggattttcttttgttaatatttttgtgattaataaataaagggaaactatttttcatttttttaaattaaaaaattatattttattgctaGATTGGGTCCATGTGCCAagtgtcataattttatttgtcatttttttaagtcaaaGCGCGTGAACTacacacaaaatatttttaaaaaaagttttcgttttatgttcaatagatacatattctttaatattaaagtgtctaataggtaatagtcttagttgaggtgtctaagtgaattatgcaaacaactttaaggggccgcatatgacttaggcctataaaaaaaagtaactatCATTTATTAATTGCAAACTAATATTTATCTACCCAATTACTCCATTAATGGCCAATAACTATTCCTCTATGCTATCTATATATAGAACGTGacaaaaaagaacaatttatttttaatcggTTATAATTCATCTTGCATCAATGACAAGTTTGAGTATGCGATTATTCttgtatgtatttttgttttgttgttgttgattatTATCAGTTATAttataagattatttttataCTGAACATATTCACTataaaaagacaataaaaaattaaatgtattttaaataatttttagaatttatgggtataaatcatatttttataaaatagtcaaatatttttcaaaaagattatGGTCAAACGCATGgtaaaatttcatccaaaaattatttgccaaaaatatttaaaattttggggtcacaaataaaataaatattttatgaaatatttaatatcataaattttttaaaataaaaattcttataTTTAGTACTTAATCAAGCATCAACATAAAACGGGGAGACTGAAGCAGTAAACAATTAGGTGTCGTTTGGTTTGAATACAAGTTACGATGAGATTATGTATGATGGGATAAATCATGTCAAGATTagttataatgaaataaataatactaaGATTGTTTCTCATTTTCTTATTGAATGTTTGATTTGTTGTATTCAAAATATAACGCACGGCATAAATTAAAGAGACAATTTCTTTCTATACAAAAATATCCTTcactttatttagtttttatattttctttgcaaGCTTTAATTGTTCTTGTAACACCTCGCAACAAGAAGAACTAGAAAAGAgtttaaaatctgaaaatacttatttttggaaagaataagaaaatctagaaaatttgtctaaattaggaaagtgagtttttgtcagtttcaaacgaccataactcctaACTCATCGTAGTTCCAGACATGGTTGAAAAGACCTTAAAATACTCTTTCCAATGCCGCTAAGTTTGCGCGATTTCAATatcgtatgagtgagttatgcctttcggaagttgggttgttggattaaggaaagtccaatccgaATTTGGGAAGGAAAAAGTTGTATTTTCcttacataatttaattaatccGTTTTAGGGATTAAATTGGGATTAAAATAAGACTTTATTCAGTTTagggaaaaaaaaattcatgctagggcttggagaaaagagaaaagaagagaagaagaaagaaagcaaGATTCGCCAAGATCGTCGAATTAACTTGAGGATTTCGTTGGGGGTGATCCGTAAAAGGTATGTGGGTCTATCTCAACAttgggttcgttcacccacGTGTCAAGCATGTTTAAATTAGAGTATTTTCATTCCAAAAAGATTGGATTTTGAATGTTCTTGAATGTAGTTTCTTGAATTTCTTTCGTTCATGAACATGAGTTGAGACTTAGGAATTCTTTAATGATCTAATTGTTGTTCTTAAATTCATTGGGTTAGATCCTTGTATATATGATGTAGGTACTTGAAATCTAAGTGAATTTGAGAAAAGCAATCGAAAAAGAACGATTTATGGTCAAAAAAACGAGATGAAAATTCGTCAAGCGTCACCTAAGGAGGCAGGCGCGGTGCGCCCCATCTACATTAGAGAACCTAGGGCGGGGCGCCTGCAATGCACCATTTTGGTGCCTAAGTCAATTGGAGTTGGCGTGGCGCGCATAGGACGCACCCAAATAGGCGTTTTGCTCAATTTTTGTAATTCAGTATAATTAAGCCTTTCTAAAGTGTTTTAACACTTCCTAATAATTCTGactactctaaatgacttctaatcatatagaaatcatccacaaacatgaattacaaccttgaatccataacttcaaattcaagggaaGTTTAGAGCCACGTTTAGAAAGTTCTTAGAgtcctttcaagaagtcttttacaaatgtttttaAACTTGT
Proteins encoded in this region:
- the LOC101266944 gene encoding membrane steroid-binding protein 1, yielding MALQQWDAWKESIIESTGLSPATIFTIVALAVAFYYAISGFSPSSDHAHHQRSRDFEEQTQVLPPVQLGEVTEDELKEYDGSDPKKPLLMAIKGQIYDVSQSRMFYGPGGPYALFAGKDASRALAKLSFEEKDLTGDISGLGAFELDALQDWEYKFMSKYVKVGTVKQAVPVNDGQANDETIEATTDGEAKPGEDDASGSAKPSEYDGPSKGSEAGADAPSETAAVESVVKSEADVDKKD